A DNA window from Pogona vitticeps strain Pit_001003342236 chromosome 2, PviZW2.1, whole genome shotgun sequence contains the following coding sequences:
- the PRPH gene encoding peripherin: MSHLRATSYRRAFGPPPTLSPVSYSSSSSRFASASSASATRLLSTPSPGASLRSYRGSGGGGALYLRSSTPSAAAPRYASYGAEKLDFSVAEALNQEFLATRSNEKQELQELNDRFASFIEKVRYLETQNAALVAELGRARAKEPPRAADLFQDELRELRRQVDALGKDRDRLQVERDNMAEDLAALKQRLDEEMHKREDAENNLVLFRKDVDDATLSRLELERKIESLMDEIEFLKKLHEEEMNDMQVSIHSQQQVQVEVEQAKPDLTAALRDIRTQYESIAVKNLQEAEEWYKSKFADLSDAANRNHEALRQAKHEMNESRRQIQTLTCEVDGLKGTNEALLRQMRELEEQYGTEVSSYQDNVARLEQEIQHMKEEMARHLREYQDLLNVKMALDIEIATYRKLLEGEESRISMPVQSMASLSIKTQVSEPEPAIETHTSTRKTVLIKTIETRDGEVVTESRKEQRAEIEK; encoded by the exons ATGAGCCACCTCCGCGCCACCTCCTACCGCCGCGCCTTCGGGCCGCCGCCCACGCTGTCGCCGGTGTCGTACTCCTCCTCGTCGTCGCGCTTCGCCTCGGCCTCCTCGGCCAGCGCCACGCGGCTGCTGAGCACGCCGTCGCCGGGCGCCTCCCTGCGCTCCTACcggggcagcggcggcggcggcgccctgTACCTGCGCTCGAGCACCCCCTCGGCGGCGGCGCCGCGCTACGCTTCCTACGGGGCCGAGAAGCTGGACTTCTCGGTGGCCGAGGCGCTGAACCAGGAGTTCCTGGCCACGCGGAGCAACGAGAAGCAGGAGCTGCAGGAGCTCAACGACCGCTTCGCCAGCTTCATCGAGAAAGTGCGCTACTTGGAGACCCAGAACGCCGCCCTGGTGGCCGAGCTGGGCCGGGCGCGCGCCAAGGAGCCCCCGCGCGCCGCCGACCTCTTCCAGGACGAGCTGCGCGAGCTCCGCCGGCAGGTGGACGCCCTGGGCAAGGACCGCGACCGCCTCCAGGTCGAGAGGGACAACATGGCCGAGGACCTGGCCGCCCTCAAGCAGAG GCTGGATGAGGAAATGCACAAGCGTGAAGATGCTGAGAACAACCTGGTTCTTTTCCGCAAG GATGTGGATGACGCCACCCTTTCACGCCTGGAGCTGGAACGCAAGATTGAGTCCCTCATGGATGAAATTGAATTCCTCAAGAAACTAcatgaggag gaGATGAATGACATGCAGGTGAGCATACACAGCCAGCAGCAGGTGCAGGTGGAGGTGGAGCAAGCTAAGCCAGACCTGACAGCTGCCCTGCGAGACATCCGCACCCAATATGAAAGCATCGCTGTGAAGAACCTGCAGGAAGCTGAAGAGTGGTACAAATCCAAG TTTGCTGACCTGTCGGATGCAGCCAATCGGAACCACGAGGCCCTTCGCCAGGCCAAGCATGAGATGAACGAATCTCGACGCCAGATTCAGACTCTGACCTGCGAAGTGGATGGGCTCAAAGGAACC AATGAAGCCTTGCTGAGGCAGATGAGGGAGCTGGAGGAACAATACGGGACGGAAGTGAGCTCTTACCAGGACAACGTGGCGCGGCTGGAGCAGGAGATCCAGCACATGAAGGAGGAGATGGCACGGCACCTGCGGGAATACCAGGACCTGCTGAATGTCAAGATGGCCCTGGACATCGAGATTGCCACTTACCGCAAGCTGCTAGAGGGGGAGGAGAGCAG GATTTCAATGCCTGTCCAATCCATGGCTTCTCTCAGCATCAAAACACAAG TTTCAGAGCCGGAGCCAGCCATAGAGACTCATACCAGTACCAGGAAGACGGTCCTGATCAAAACCATTGAGACCCGTGATGGAGAG